A single region of the Lotus japonicus ecotype B-129 chromosome 4, LjGifu_v1.2 genome encodes:
- the LOC130713587 gene encoding uncharacterized protein LOC130713587 isoform X2: MQAFRHFQHSGIKPLNALFLKKQRPFISMEERGESSASASAIPSDQIWAKLVPSDSRYSDIVIWSDVTGICSEISATPSVKRCWCKIARNSDLCSATMENTSPNTILVDGAVVCNDETIAIKDGSEIISGSDKGYVSYRFHIMSSPETCQRELKICVDVENTKCSICLNIWHDVVTTGPCLHNFCNGCFSEWSRRSQAKCSIVLCPQCRAVVQFVKRNPFLRTIAEDIVRADSSLRRSDEEIALLDTHASVHTNFAEGVPGAEPLSEYRVEYDSEEETDSDDQDDDDDEEETDSFDQGDEEETDSSLSHSDEEIALLDTHASAEGVPVAQPAEEQPIPPPPTTSMSQLLQELQKLRANSDHTCLQQAAIYRASCAIYECHYRSSLQQGSPSPYCWPTPEDFAARVAWPGDRPTFEEGVSSHGAGPVHRDQAKGSGGDEEEETHSEDQDNEKEETDSED, from the exons ATGCAGGCTTTTCGACATTTTCAACATTCAGGGATAAAACCCTTGAACGCTCTGTTTCTGAAAAAGCAGAGACCTTTCATATCAATGGAGGAAAGGGGTGAATcctctgcttctgcttctgccATTCCCTCTGATCAAATCTGGGCCAAGCTTG TTCCGTCAGACTCGAGATATTCAGATATTGTGATATGGTCAGACGTGACAGGAATATGTTCAGAGATATCAGCTACTCCAAGTGTCAAACGTTGCTGGTGCAAAATAGCAAGGAATTCTGATCTGTGTTCTGCCACAATGGAAAACACGAG TCCAAATACAATACTTGTTGATGGGGCTGTGGTATGCAATGATGAAACCATTGCTATCAAGGATGGAAGTGAAATTATCTCAGGCTCTGATAAAG GATATGTCAGCTACAGATTTCATATCATGTCTAGCCCAGAAACTTGCCAGAGGGAACTAAAG ATATGTGTGGATGTTGAGAATACAAAGTGTAGCATTTGCTTAAACATATGGCACGATGTTGTTACTACTGGTCCTTGccttcataatttttg CAATGGTTGCTTCTCAGAGTGGTCAAGGAGATCACAGGCAAAATGTTCAATTGTACTTTGTCCTCAATGCAGAGCTGTTGTTCAATTCGTTAAAAGAAACCCTTTTCTGCGTACCATTGCTGAG GATATTGTAAGAGCTGATTCTTCGCTAAGACGCTCAGATGAAGAAATTGCACTTTTAGATACTCATGCATCAGTACATACAAATTTT GCAGAAGGAGTTCCAGGAGCTGAACCTCTGAGTGAGTATAGAGTGGAGTATGATTCAGAGGAGGAGACTGATTCAGACGAtcaggatgatgatgatgatgaggaggaaACTGATTCATTTGATCAGGGTGATGAGGAGGAGACTGATTCTTCGCTAAGTCACTCAGATGAAGAAATTGCACTTTTAGATACTCATGCATCA GCAGAAGGAGTTCCAGTAGCTCAGCCAGCAGAGGAGCAACCAATCCCACCACCACCTACCACTTCCATGTCCCAGCTGCTACAGGAGCTACAGAAGTTAAGGGCTAATTCTGATCATACGTGTCTGCAGCAGGCCGCCATCTACAGGGCCTCATGTGCTATTTATGAGTGTCACTACAGGTCATCTCTGCAGCAAGGGAGCCCATCTCCCTATTGTTGGCCTACACCAGAGGATTTTGCTGCACGTGTTGCATGGCCTGGGGACAGGCCAACATTTGAGGAGGGGGTGAGCAGCCATGGAGCTGGACCTGTGCATAGGGACCAGGCCAAAGGATCTGGAGgagatgaggaggaggagactCATTCAGAGGATCAGGACAATGAGAAGGAGGAGACTGATTCAGAGGATTAg
- the LOC130709934 gene encoding VQ motif-containing protein 31 codes for MGMEKPPIPNTASDGKPVTTFVHTNTSAFREVVQRLTGPSEATAATEGGEAPKVPIVKRTTSTSKLHERRKYMKPKLEIVKPSFNYKSGAASLSPSGSKSRSSSFPPSPGSGNSSLLPSPTTPSTMFSQLTILDDEKREESVTPEVNREEEEKAIKERRFYLHPSPRSKPGYNEPELLILFPLAAPSTSEKA; via the coding sequence ATGGGAATGGAGAAGCCACCCATCCCTAATACAGCTTCTGATGGTAAACCAGTAACCACATTTGTTCACACAAACACAAGTGCATTCAGGGAAGTAGTGCAAAGATTAACAGGTCCCTCAGAAGCTACTGCAGCAACAGAAGGAGGAGAGGCCCCAAAAGTTCCCATTGTGAAAagaacaacatcaacatcaaaaCTCCATGAAAGGAGAAAATACATGAAGCCAAAACTTGAGATAGTTAAACCTTCTTTCAATTACAAATCAGGTGCAGCAAGTTTGTCACCCTCTGGCTCCAAGTCAAGAAGTTCTAGCTTCCCTCCAAGCCCAGGATCAGGTAATTCTAGTCTTCTTCCAAGCCCAACCACACCTTCAACAATGTTTTCTCAGTTAACTATTCTGGATgatgagaagagagaagagtCAGTGACACCTGAAGTcaacagagaagaagaagagaaagccatCAAAGAGAGGAGATTTTATTTGCATCCATCACCAAGGTCTAAACCAGGTTACAATGAACCAGAATTGCTCATTCTGTTTCCCCTGGCAGCACCTAGCACAAGTGAGAAAGCATGA
- the LOC130713587 gene encoding uncharacterized protein LOC130713587 isoform X1 has translation MQAFRHFQHSGIKPLNALFLKKQRPFISMEERGESSASASAIPSDQIWAKLVPSDSRYSDIVIWSDVTGICSEISATPSVKRCWCKIARNSDLCSATMENTSPNTILVDGAVVCNDETIAIKDGSEIISGSDKGYVSYRFHIMSSPETCQRELKICVDVENTKCSICLNIWHDVVTTGPCLHNFCNGCFSEWSRRSQAKCSIVLCPQCRAVVQFVKRNPFLRTIAEDIVRADSSLRRSDEEIALLDTHASVHTNFAEGVPGAEPLSEYRVEYDSEEETDSDDQDDDDDEEETDSFDQGDEEETDSSLSHSDEEIALLDTHASVRTNLAEGVPVAQPAEEQPIPPPPTTSMSQLLQELQKLRANSDHTCLQQAAIYRASCAIYECHYRSSLQQGSPSPYCWPTPEDFAARVAWPGDRPTFEEGVSSHGAGPVHRDQAKGSGGDEEEETHSEDQDNEKEETDSED, from the exons ATGCAGGCTTTTCGACATTTTCAACATTCAGGGATAAAACCCTTGAACGCTCTGTTTCTGAAAAAGCAGAGACCTTTCATATCAATGGAGGAAAGGGGTGAATcctctgcttctgcttctgccATTCCCTCTGATCAAATCTGGGCCAAGCTTG TTCCGTCAGACTCGAGATATTCAGATATTGTGATATGGTCAGACGTGACAGGAATATGTTCAGAGATATCAGCTACTCCAAGTGTCAAACGTTGCTGGTGCAAAATAGCAAGGAATTCTGATCTGTGTTCTGCCACAATGGAAAACACGAG TCCAAATACAATACTTGTTGATGGGGCTGTGGTATGCAATGATGAAACCATTGCTATCAAGGATGGAAGTGAAATTATCTCAGGCTCTGATAAAG GATATGTCAGCTACAGATTTCATATCATGTCTAGCCCAGAAACTTGCCAGAGGGAACTAAAG ATATGTGTGGATGTTGAGAATACAAAGTGTAGCATTTGCTTAAACATATGGCACGATGTTGTTACTACTGGTCCTTGccttcataatttttg CAATGGTTGCTTCTCAGAGTGGTCAAGGAGATCACAGGCAAAATGTTCAATTGTACTTTGTCCTCAATGCAGAGCTGTTGTTCAATTCGTTAAAAGAAACCCTTTTCTGCGTACCATTGCTGAG GATATTGTAAGAGCTGATTCTTCGCTAAGACGCTCAGATGAAGAAATTGCACTTTTAGATACTCATGCATCAGTACATACAAATTTT GCAGAAGGAGTTCCAGGAGCTGAACCTCTGAGTGAGTATAGAGTGGAGTATGATTCAGAGGAGGAGACTGATTCAGACGAtcaggatgatgatgatgatgaggaggaaACTGATTCATTTGATCAGGGTGATGAGGAGGAGACTGATTCTTCGCTAAGTCACTCAGATGAAGAAATTGCACTTTTAGATACTCATGCATCAGTAAGAACAAACCTT GCAGAAGGAGTTCCAGTAGCTCAGCCAGCAGAGGAGCAACCAATCCCACCACCACCTACCACTTCCATGTCCCAGCTGCTACAGGAGCTACAGAAGTTAAGGGCTAATTCTGATCATACGTGTCTGCAGCAGGCCGCCATCTACAGGGCCTCATGTGCTATTTATGAGTGTCACTACAGGTCATCTCTGCAGCAAGGGAGCCCATCTCCCTATTGTTGGCCTACACCAGAGGATTTTGCTGCACGTGTTGCATGGCCTGGGGACAGGCCAACATTTGAGGAGGGGGTGAGCAGCCATGGAGCTGGACCTGTGCATAGGGACCAGGCCAAAGGATCTGGAGgagatgaggaggaggagactCATTCAGAGGATCAGGACAATGAGAAGGAGGAGACTGATTCAGAGGATTAg
- the LOC130711673 gene encoding calcium-dependent protein kinase SK5, whose protein sequence is MAKSTSSTVTLKPLWVLPYRTQNIREVYTIGRKLGQGQFGTTFLCTHKVTGLTFACKTIPKRKLLCKEDYDDVWREIQIMHHLSEHAHVVRIEGAFEDSMAVHLVMEVCEGGELFDRIVQKGHYSERQAATLIKTIVEVVEACHSLGVMHRDLKPENFLFDTLDEHAKLKATDFGLSVFYKPGETFSDVVGSPYYVAPEVLRKLYGPESDVWSAGVILYILLSGVPPFWAESEQGIFRQILLGKLDFQSEPWPSISDSAKDLIRKMLDQNPKTRLTAHEVLRHPWIVDDNLAPDRPLDSAVLSRLKQFSAMNKLKKMALRVIAERLSEEEIGGLKELFNMIDTDNSGTITFDELKDGLKRVGSELMESEIKDLMDAADIDNSGTIDYGEFIAATVHLNKLEREENLVSAFSYFDKDGSGYITLDEIQQACKDFGLDDIHIDEMIKEIDQDDDGQIDYGEFAAMMRKGNGGIGRRTMRNTLNLRNALELVGNVPNQVIDGFLK, encoded by the exons ATGGCGAAATCAACTTCAAGCACGGTAACACTGAAGCCTCTCTGGGTCCTACCATACCGAACCCAGAACATCAGAGAAGTCTACACGATAGGCAGAAAGCTCGGTCAAGGTCAATTCGGGACAACCTTCCTCTGCACACACAAGGTTACAGGTTTAACCTTCGCCTGCAAGACTATTCCCAAGCGGAAGCTTCTCTGCAAGGAGGACTACGACGATGTTTGGAGGGAGATTCAGATAATGCACCATTTATCCGAGCATGCCCATGTGGTGAGAATCGAGGGTGCGTTTGAGGATTCCATGGCTGTGCATCTGGTCATGGAGGTTTGTGAAGGGGGTGAGCTTTTTGATAGGATTGTGCAGAAGGGTCATTATAGTGAGAGACAAGCTGCGACCTTGATAAAGACTATTGTTGAGGTGGTTGAGGCTTGTCACTCTCTTGGGGTTATGCATAGGGACCTCAAGCCTGAGAATTTTCTGTTTGATACGCTTGATGAGCATGCTAAGCTTAAAGCTACTGATTTTGGGTTGTCTGTTTTTTACAAGCCTG GTGAAACCTTTTCTGATGTTGTTGGGAGCCCATACTATGTTGCACCAGAGGTCTTGCGCAAGCTCTATGGACCTGAATCAGATGTGTGGAGTGCCGGGGTCATTCTGTACATCTTATTAAGTGGGGTGCCACCATTTTGGGCAG AATCTGAACAGGGGATCTTCCGGCAGATTTTACTTGGAAAACTTGATTTTCAGTCTGAGCCTTGGCCTAGCATTTCAGACAGTGCCAAGGATCTAATTCGGAAAATGCTTGATCAAAACCCAAAAACAAGGCTTACAGCACATGAAGTACTCC GCCACCCGTGGATTGTTGATGACAACCTTGCACCTGATAGACCTCTTGATTCTGCGGTCTTATCACGTCTAAAACAATTCTCAGCAATGAATAAACTGAAAAAGATGGCGTTGCGT GTTATTGCTGAGAGGCTATCTGAGGAAGAAATTGGTGGCCTGAAAGAATTATTCAATATGATTGACACAGACAACAGTGGAACCATAACATTTGATGAGTTAAAAGATGGCTTAAAGCGAGTAGGATCTGAACTCATGGAGTCTGAAATCAAGGATCTTATGGATGCT GCGGATATTGATAACAGCGGGACAATTGACTATGGTGAATTCATTGCTGCCACTGTTCATCTAAATAAGCTGGAGAGAGAGGAAAACCTGGTGTCAGCCTTCTCCTATTTTGACAAAGATGGTAGCGGTTACATAACCCTAGATGAGATTCAACAAGCTTGTAAGGACTTTGGTTTAGATGATATCCATATTGATGAAATGATCAAGGAAATCGATCAAGATGAT GATGGACAAATAGATTATGGAGAGTTTGCTGCCATGATGAGAAAGGGCAATGGAGGGATAGGAAGGAGAACTATGAGAAACACACTTAATTTAAGAAATGCTCTGGAATTAGTGGGCAATGTGCCCAATCAAGTTATTGATGGTTTCCTTAAGTAA